A window of Apium graveolens cultivar Ventura chromosome 8, ASM990537v1, whole genome shotgun sequence contains these coding sequences:
- the LOC141676948 gene encoding alpha,alpha-trehalose-phosphate synthase [UDP-forming] 5-like: MVSRSYSNLFDLTSGNSPTFARGGKKLSRVATVAGVLSELDDESTNSVGSDAPSSISTERMIIVGNQLPLRAHRRSDGGGWNFSWDEDSLLRQLKDGLAEDVEVIYVGCLKEEIDPNEQEDVAQTLLETFKCVPAFVPPDLFSKYYHGFCKQQLWPLFHYMLPLSPDLGGRFDRSLWQAYVSVNKIFADKVMEVISPDDDFVWVHDYHLMVLPTFLRKRFNRVKLGFFLHSPFPSSEIYRTLPVRDEILRALLNSDLIGFHTFDYARHFLSCCSRMLGLSYQSKRGYIGLEHYGRTVSIKILPVGIHMGQLRSVLDLPETEHRVAELKNQFGDQIVLLGVDDMDIFKGISLKLLAFEHLLTQHPEKRGKVVLVQIANPARGRGKDVQEVQSETHATIERINRTFRRPGYEPVVLIDTPLEFYERIAYYVIAECCLVTAVRDGMNLIPYEYIICRQGTSKLDGTLALDPSAPKKSMLVVSEFIGCSPSLSGAIRVNPWNIDAVSEAMDSALIVSESEKQLRHDKHYRYVSTHDVPYWTRSFLQDLERACRDHVRRRCWGIGFGLGFRVIALDPNFRKLSVDHIVSAYKRTKNRAILLDYDGTMMMQRSICESPNAEAVGMLNNLCRDPKNVVFIVSGKDKKTLTEWFTSCGKLGLAAEHGYFLRPNADAEWETCVTLPDFYWKQIAEPVMKLYTETTDGSTIEARESALVWNYQFADPDFGSCQAKELLDHLESVLANEPVSVKSGLNIVEVKPQGVSKGLVAERLLETMQEKGMLPDFVLCVGDDRSDEDMFEVIMSAMAGPSLSPVAEVFACTVGQKPSKAKYYLEDTTEILKMLQGLATASEQSTRNVPQISAWGIIDRE, encoded by the exons ATGGTTTCGAGATCATATTCCAACCTATTTGATCTTACTTCGGGCAATTCACCAACTTTTGCTCGTGGAGGAAAGAAGTTATCTAGAGTTGCAACTGTTGCTGGGGTATTGTCTGAGCTAGATGATGAGAGTACAAACAGTGTTGGATCTGATGCTCCATCATCCATCTCAACAGAAAGGATGATAATTGTTGGAAACCAACTTCCACTCCGGGCACATAGAAGATCTGATGGTGGAGGGTGGAACTTCAGCTGGGATGAGGATTCCCTTCTTCGACAACTAAAAGATGGCCTTGCAGAAGATGTGGAAGTTATCTATGTTGGATGTcttaaagaagagattgatccAAATGAGCAAGAAGATGTTGCCCAAACTTTGCTTGAAACTTTCAAATGTGTGCCAGCTTTTGTACCTCCAGACCTTTTTAGTAAATACTATCATGGGTTCTGTAAACAGCAACTCTGGCCACTGTTTCACTATATGCTTCCTCTCTCCCCTGATCTAGGTGGCCGTTTTGATAGGTCTCTGTGGCAAGCTTATGTTTCGGTAAACAAAATATTTGCGGACAAAGTAATGGAAGTGATTAGCCCTGATGATGATTTTGTTTGGGTTCATGATTACCATTTAATGGTTCTGCCTACATTTCTAAGGAAGAGGTTTAACAGAGTGAAGCTTGGTTTTTTCCTTCACAGTCCATTTCCATCTTCAGAGATATATCGGACTCTACCCGTAAGAGACGAGATTTTACGAGCACTCCTGAACTCTGATCTCATTGGTTTCCATACTTTTGATTATGCTAGGCATTTTCTTTCTTGTTGTAGTAGAATGCTTGGTCTTTCTTATCAGTCCAAGCGAGGTTACATTGGGCTTGAGCATTACGGTCGCACTGTGAGCATTAAGATTCTCCCCGTTGGGATTCATATGGGACAACTTCGATCAGTATTGGACCTTCCTGAAACTGAACATAGGGTTGCTGAATTAAAAAACCAGTTTGGAGATCAGATTGTGTTGCTTGGGGTTGATGATATGGACATTTTTAAGGGAATTAGTTTAAAACTTTTGGCCTTTGAACATTTGCTGACACAACATCCTGAAAAGAGGGGTAAGGTTGTTTTGGTTCAAATTGCAAACCCTGCAAGAGGCCGTGGTAAAGATGTACAGGAGGTCCAGTCCGAAACTCATGCAACAATAGAAAGAATAAATAGGACTTTTCGACGACCTGGATACGAGCCAGTAGTTTTGATAGATACCCCACTTGAGTTCTATGAGAGAATTGCTTATTACGTTATTGCCGAGTGTTGTCTTGTTACAGCCGTGAGAGATGGTATGAATCTAATACCATATGAATACATTATATGCCGCCAGGGAACCAGTAAGCTGGATGGTACCTTAGCCCTCGATCCATCAGCACCAAAGAAGAGCATGCTGGTTGTGTCTGAGTTTATTGGTTGCTCTCCATCACTTAGTGGAGCAATTCGAGTTAACCCATGGAATATTGATGCTGTATCTGAAGCTATGGATTCTGCCTTGATTGTTTCCGAATCAGAAAAACAATTGCGGCATGACAAGCACTACCGATATGTGAGCACCCATGATGTTCCATACTGGACACGCAGTTTTTTGCAAGATCTTGAAAGGGCATGTAGGGATCATGTGCGGAGAAGGTGCTGGGGTATAGGTTTTGGTTTAGGATTCCGCGTAATTGCTTTGGATCCAAACTTCAGGAAGCTCTCAGTTGACCATATTGTGTCTGCTTATAAGAGAACGAAAAATCGAGCAATTCTTTTGGACTATGATGGTACAATGATGATGCAGCGTTCAATCTGTGAGAGTCCTAATGCTGAAGCTGTTGGAATGTTAAACAACTTATGTAGGGATCCCAAGAATGTTGTCTTCATTGTCAGTGGAAAGGATAAGAAGACATTAACTGAATGGTTCACTTCTTGTGGAAAATTAGGACTAGCAGCAGAGCATGGTTATTTTTTGAG GCCAAATGCAGATGCAGAATGGGAAACCTGTGTTACTCTCCCAGATTTTTACTGGAAACAGATTGCTGAGCCGGTAATGAAATTATACACAGAAACTACTGATGGTTCTACCATAGAGGCCAGAGAGAGTGCACTTGTTTGGAACTACCAGTTCGCAGATCCGGATTTTGGGTCATGTCAGGCTAAGGAGCTTCTAGATCACTTAGAGAGTGTTCTTGCAAATGAACCTGTTTCTGTCAAGAGTGGCCTAAACATTGTTGAAGTTAAACCTCAG GGCGTCAGCAAAGGCCTTGTGGCCGAACGCCTCTTGGAAACAATGCAGGAGAAAGGGATGCTTCCGGATTTCGTACTTTGTGTCGGTGATGACCGTTCCGATGAAGATATGTTTGAGGTCATCATGAGTGCTATGGCAGGTCCGTCTTTGTCCCCAGTTGCAGAAGTTTTTGCTTGCACTGTTGGCCAAAAGCCAAGCAAGGCCAAATATTACTTGGAAGACACTACTGAGATATTAAAGATGTTGCAAGGCCTTGCCACAGCGTCTGAGCAGAGTACTAGAAATGTTCCTCAAATTTCTGCGTGGGGAATAATTGACAGAGAATGA